TGGGTCATCCCGATCCGGGGAGTTTCAATCATGCCGTTGCGGCCGCGGCCCGGGAGGCGCTGGAGGAAGGCGGCCATTCCGTTGTCTTCCACGATCTGTGCGCGGAGGGCTTCGATCCCCTGCTGTCCGCCGAGGAGATCCCCGCGACGGCGGTCCTTCCGGAGCCGGTTCGGCGGCACTGCGACGAGCTCGGGTCCGCCGACGGAATCGTCATCGTCCATCCCAACTGGTGGGGACAGCCGCCGGCGATTCTGAAAGGATGGGTCGACCGGATCGTCCGCCCCGGCGTGGCCTACCGGTTCGAGGAAGGGGACAGCGGCGAGGGAGTTCCCGTTGGACTGCTCAAGGCGAAAGCCGCGATCGTATTCAACACGTCGAATACGGTCGAGGAACGGGAGCTGGCCGTCTTTGGCGATCCCCTGGAGGCCCTGTGGATGCGCTGCATCTTCGACCTCTGCGGCGTCCGGGATTTCCATCGGAGAACGTTCCGGGTCGTGGTCACGAGCACCCTCGATGAGAGGCGGGCCTGGCTGGAGGAGACGAAGACGATTTGCCGCCGGGTCTTCCGGGAGGATGAATAAGGACGGACGGAGGACGGCGTCGCAGAGGATTCCCGGGCGGGGTGGAGTCATCCGGGATGAAAACGTCTTGATGAGAGGAAAAGGAACCCATGAGCGATCTGAAACTGCGTGTTGCCGCCGGTCTTCTCGTCTTTGCCGCGCTGATTGTCTCCGGGCTTAATCCCTATGACCGCGCCACCTGGCTCATGGAAGTCGCCCCTGTCCTGATGGCGGCGCCGATTCTGCTCGCGACGCACCGCCGCTTTCCCCTGACGCCCCTGCTTTTCTTTCTGATCTGTGCCCATGCGCTGGTCCTGATCCTGGGCGGTGCATACACCTATGCGCGGGTTCCCCTGGGGGCCTGGTTCCAGGATCTCCTCCACCTGAGCAGAAACCCCTACGACAAGCTCGGCCATTTCATGCAGGGATTCGTTCCCGCGCTCCTGGTGCGGGAGGTCCTGCTCCGGGGCCGGTTCGTGAGGGGAAAAGGGATGACGGCGTTCCTGTCGGTCTGTGTGGCCCTGGCGTTCAGCGCCGTCTATGAGCTGATCGAGTGGTGGGCGGCGCTGGCCCTGGGGCAGGGTGCGGAGGAGTTCCTGGGGACCCAGGGCGACCCCTGGGACACCCAGTCGGACATGTTCCTCGCGCTGATCGGCGCGAGCCTGGCGATGCTCACACTGGCCTCCTTCCATGACCGGCAGATCGCGGCGCTGGAACGGGATCCCGGCGGAGGCTCCTGACGACCGCCCGTGCCGGATGATTCACGGGAGGGGAGCCGATGCCGCGCCATCGAGGTTTTCCCGGCGGGTGGTTCATGGAAAACCGGAGATCCGGCGTCACCGGAGAGATGCATGAAGAGAGAGATCGAGTGGATTGAAATTGCCAGAACCGGCTGCATGCTGCTGGTCGTTCTCAGCCACGTGCTGGACACCTTTCTCTTCCACGGCGGGGAAGCGGCACAGCCGTGGGAAATGGCCTTTCTCTGTTCCTCGCGTTTTGCGGTGCCCCTGTTTTTCATCATTTCCGGCTTTCTGCTCCGGATCGAGTTCGATCGCTCCCCGGATCCGGTCCGGTATGGCGCGTATCTCCGGCACAAGGCCGCCACGGTCCTGGCGCCGTTTTTCGTCTGGAATGCGATTTACCTGGTCTTTGCCGGGGTGTTCATGGGCTGGCCCCTGTTCTCGGGAAGCGCGCTGTTTTCCTTCCTGACCGGCTTCGTTCACCTCTATTTCGTTTTTATCCTCTTTCAGTTTTTCCTCCTCTATCCGCTCCTGCACCGGCGTCTCCATGGACGCGGCCTGAATTGTGCTCTTGCGGTTTCCGTCGTCCTGTCCCTGGGATTCTACGGGGTTTCGGAATATGCCCTCTGGGCAGTCGGCATCTCCGAGCCGACCTTTGAGTGGCACTACGGGAAACTGTTTTTCGGGTGGAGCGCCTTCTTCATGACCGGCGTCTGGCTGGGGGCCCGTCCGGACCGGGTCGAGCTCCTGGCGGGGTGTACACTCCCGATTTTCATTCTCGCTTCGGTTCTCCTGCTTCCGTATTGGTATGAAACCACCCGGCAGCTGGAGGTGTTTCACGTCTACGGCCGGGGATATTTTCTCCTCTCCGGCTTGCCCTTCCAACTGGCGGGCGCCCTCTTCATGATCGGGCTGCTCCGGGGCGTCGAGAGGTCGTTCCGGAAGGGGCGCATCCTGAACTATCTGATCCATAGCGGCGTGGACACCTTCGAGATCTACATCGTGCATTACCTGTTCCTGCTCCTGCTCGTCGCCGGATGGGCCCGCCTCGATCTGCCCGGGACTTCGCTGGTGAAGTTTCCCGTCCTCTTCATCTGTGTGTGGCTGCTGTCGCAAGGGTTCGCCGCGCTTCGCCGGCAGCCGTTCCTGGCCGGGGCGGGAAAGGTGCTTTTTGGCCACAGGGACTGAACGATACGGCTCCGGATCGCGGGGTACCTGCTCCATCTAAACGTGAATCAGGTATGTTCCCGAAGCAGCGGGTGAGGTAGAGTCGCCGGCAAAAAAGCGAGGAGGAAGCATGCTGGAAGAGAAGCTTGCCG
This DNA window, taken from Syntrophales bacterium, encodes the following:
- a CDS encoding acyltransferase, giving the protein MKREIEWIEIARTGCMLLVVLSHVLDTFLFHGGEAAQPWEMAFLCSSRFAVPLFFIISGFLLRIEFDRSPDPVRYGAYLRHKAATVLAPFFVWNAIYLVFAGVFMGWPLFSGSALFSFLTGFVHLYFVFILFQFFLLYPLLHRRLHGRGLNCALAVSVVLSLGFYGVSEYALWAVGISEPTFEWHYGKLFFGWSAFFMTGVWLGARPDRVELLAGCTLPIFILASVLLLPYWYETTRQLEVFHVYGRGYFLLSGLPFQLAGALFMIGLLRGVERSFRKGRILNYLIHSGVDTFEIYIVHYLFLLLLVAGWARLDLPGTSLVKFPVLFICVWLLSQGFAALRRQPFLAGAGKVLFGHRD
- a CDS encoding NAD(P)H-dependent oxidoreductase codes for the protein MNILLVLGHPDPGSFNHAVAAAAREALEEGGHSVVFHDLCAEGFDPLLSAEEIPATAVLPEPVRRHCDELGSADGIVIVHPNWWGQPPAILKGWVDRIVRPGVAYRFEEGDSGEGVPVGLLKAKAAIVFNTSNTVEERELAVFGDPLEALWMRCIFDLCGVRDFHRRTFRVVVTSTLDERRAWLEETKTICRRVFREDE
- a CDS encoding DUF2238 domain-containing protein, with the protein product MSDLKLRVAAGLLVFAALIVSGLNPYDRATWLMEVAPVLMAAPILLATHRRFPLTPLLFFLICAHALVLILGGAYTYARVPLGAWFQDLLHLSRNPYDKLGHFMQGFVPALLVREVLLRGRFVRGKGMTAFLSVCVALAFSAVYELIEWWAALALGQGAEEFLGTQGDPWDTQSDMFLALIGASLAMLTLASFHDRQIAALERDPGGGS